Proteins from a single region of Schistocerca gregaria isolate iqSchGreg1 chromosome 3, iqSchGreg1.2, whole genome shotgun sequence:
- the LOC126354694 gene encoding renalase-like, which yields MALKVLIVGSGITSAITCNYLRERCRSSCRVIVWDKARGAGGRMSTSRSPTMDSCTADLGAQYITTVPENIEASKAVYSACFTKGLLHPLQSFIEGMHTFPKNTVHYVAPRGMNSLVKEFLTADEVQFNRLVTSITLNGNKLDVETKDGYKDTFDVVVLTMPVPQILQLSGCVESVLSDDKETRKALSAVKYSSRYAVAYFYDKTLEFDVPWSAKYVVDDELLRYVAIDNKKRNSSATSAVVFHTTVKFGEDNIERDIADVQRDIEKHINTLFPTWPKPVSVKCQKWRYSQATAVYEGSPGCITLIQEPLLIAGGDGFTKSTFDGCITSAKAIVNVVEKYITKELAVEGNR from the coding sequence ATGGCTTTAAAGGTACTAATAGTCGGTTCCGGAATAACAAGTGCGATTACTTGTAATTATTTACGAGAAAGATGTAGAAGCAGTTGTCGAGTGATCGTTTGGGATAAAGCCAGAGGCGCTGGCGGCCGAATGAGTACAAGTAGAAGCCCAACCATGGACTCCTGCACAGCGGATTTGGGAGCGCAGTATATAACCACGGTGCCCGAAAATATTGAAGCTAGTAAAGCTGTATACAGCGCGTGTTTCACGAAAGGACTGTTGCACCCTTTGCAGAGTTTCATAGAAGGGATGCACACTTTCCCAAAAAATACAGTTCATTATGTGGCACCAAGAGGAATGAATTCATTGGTGAAAGAGTTCTTGACAGCAGACGAAGTGCAGTTTAACAGACTTGTCACATCTATTACACTAAACGGCAACAAGCTTGATGTTGAAACTAAAGATGGTTATAAAGATACATTTGATGTTGTCGTTCTGACCATGCCAGTCCCTCAAATTTTACAGCTGTCTGGTTGTGTCGAGAGTGTTCTCTCCGACGACAAGGAAACGAGAAAAGCACTCTCAGCTGTGAAGTACAGTTCCCGGTATGCAGTAGCTTATTTCTATGACAAAACACTTGAATTTGATGTCCCCTGGTCTGCCAAATATGTCGTTGATGATGAATTATTACGATATGTTGCAATAGACAACAAAAAACGCAATAGCTCAGCAACTTCTGCAGTTGTTTTTCACACCACAGTGAAATTCGGAGAAGATAATATTGAACGAGATATTGCAGATGTGCAGAGGGACATTGagaaacatataaacactttattTCCAACTTGGCCCAAACCAGTTTCTGTGAAATGCCAAAAATGGAGATATTCACAAGCAACTGCAGTGTATGAAGGAAGTCCTGGTTGTATCACATTAATTCAAGAGCCACTGCTCATTGCTGGTGGGGATGGCTTTACTAAATCAACATTTGATGGCTGCATAACTTCAGCTAAAGCAATCGTAAATGTAgtagaaaaatatattacaaaggaacttgctgtagaaggcaACAGATAG